One genomic segment of Vicinamibacterales bacterium includes these proteins:
- the rlmJ gene encoding 23S rRNA (adenine(2030)-N(6))-methyltransferase RlmJ, which translates to MLLAVAGAIQVDGSVLYVESHSGAPVHKLEDGGEWQRGAGRVVASSACQSEYRAAVTPWLGRQEYPASWVLVAKRFAERGKTVGVELADTSDAVAKAHEQWKSSPLGENVQVNFRRSDGFDLAINTAAPTLVFLDPPFEDREREWQLLAGTCMFLREHNIPFLAWYPYSWHTFPNWIVETTQCLTWEVLWAKCGAKPSQNLKGCGMLVSDCVADVLQENRSTLEPLPACLGWELRVR; encoded by the coding sequence GTGTTGCTTGCCGTTGCCGGTGCGATCCAGGTCGACGGTAGCGTGCTCTACGTTGAATCACATTCAGGTGCACCGGTGCACAAGCTGGAAGATGGCGGCGAGTGGCAACGAGGCGCCGGTCGCGTAGTCGCGTCATCAGCCTGCCAGTCGGAATACCGAGCCGCAGTTACGCCGTGGCTAGGGCGACAGGAGTATCCGGCGAGTTGGGTGCTTGTCGCCAAGCGATTTGCCGAGCGCGGCAAGACCGTCGGCGTGGAACTAGCGGACACGTCGGATGCGGTAGCGAAGGCCCACGAGCAGTGGAAGTCTTCTCCTCTCGGGGAGAACGTTCAGGTGAATTTCCGCAGGTCCGACGGGTTTGACCTAGCCATTAATACCGCTGCCCCGACGCTGGTGTTTCTCGATCCCCCGTTTGAGGATCGGGAACGAGAATGGCAGCTGCTCGCAGGCACATGCATGTTTCTCAGAGAACACAACATTCCCTTCCTGGCGTGGTATCCGTACTCGTGGCACACGTTTCCGAATTGGATCGTCGAAACCACTCAGTGCTTAACATGGGAAGTCTTGTGGGCCAAATGCGGGGCCAAGCCGAGCCAGAATCTGAAGGGCTGCGGCATGCTCGTCTCAGATTGCGTGGCAGATGTTCTGCAGGAGAATCGCTCGACACTTGAGCCTTTGCCGGCCTGTCTTGGCTGGGAGCTCCGCGTGCGATAA
- a CDS encoding class I SAM-dependent methyltransferase: MSDARTIELDRVLSTNRAGWNHVAPSFHGATALPEYGPLAPTEDTLRLLDETDGVCALELGCGSGHSLRYLAERGARELWGLDLSPVQIAFATETLRPFAPRIHLVESPMEVDPGIPPAHFDLVFSIYGLGWTVDLPATMGLVARYLRPGGYVLLSGEHPVYSCMEWNGAQYAISDPYFPEGPREHASWKGVPIVIQRRTLGTFVGQIIEAGLQIEALVETPLNSSLATETNADPARWYSVPRASVMPTTFIIKARKPSLAHSAAQQPLAADGGQ; the protein is encoded by the coding sequence ATGAGTGACGCACGCACGATAGAACTGGATCGAGTCCTCTCGACAAATCGAGCCGGTTGGAATCACGTTGCGCCATCGTTCCACGGAGCCACAGCGCTGCCGGAGTACGGGCCTCTGGCCCCGACCGAGGACACACTTCGACTGCTGGACGAGACGGACGGGGTGTGCGCCCTGGAGCTGGGATGCGGGAGCGGGCACTCACTTCGGTACCTCGCCGAGCGAGGCGCACGGGAACTCTGGGGCCTCGACCTCTCTCCCGTCCAAATCGCGTTCGCGACGGAGACGCTACGTCCGTTCGCGCCAAGGATTCACCTTGTGGAATCGCCAATGGAGGTGGATCCAGGGATCCCGCCTGCCCACTTCGATCTGGTGTTTTCGATTTATGGCTTGGGTTGGACGGTCGACCTTCCGGCCACGATGGGGCTTGTGGCTCGCTACTTGCGGCCGGGCGGGTACGTCCTTCTGAGCGGAGAGCACCCGGTGTACAGCTGCATGGAGTGGAACGGAGCGCAGTACGCCATCTCGGATCCCTATTTCCCTGAAGGTCCTCGCGAACACGCGTCGTGGAAGGGGGTGCCGATCGTGATCCAACGTCGAACGCTCGGTACATTCGTCGGACAGATCATCGAAGCGGGCCTGCAGATCGAGGCGCTGGTGGAAACACCGCTGAATTCATCGCTGGCAACGGAGACGAACGCTGACCCTGCACGCTGGTATTCTGTTCCTCGCGCAAGCGTCATGCCGACCACGTTCATCATCAAGGCTCGAAAGCCATCTCTAGCGCACAGTGCCGCCCAACAACCGCTTGCAGCCGACGGCGGGCAGTGA
- a CDS encoding GIY-YIG nuclease family protein produces MSKKRRPRRSAGSLISGHLGGIRRALLEGEKRPAFLAFLESNAVTHGIYALYDKKGRLYYSGKASDLATRLNQHLKDRHGESWELMTLFLVAKAANVAQLEGLVVAAARPPGNKQKPKIGQDLRKSLKRYLRQDAIQEIDEVVYPDREPREGTLAKRITTKKLRRVSQARLARTLGITQPRVSVLFKKNAIRRYIREAGKRDAVLLLLQKSVK; encoded by the coding sequence ATGTCGAAGAAACGAAGACCCAGACGGTCGGCGGGCTCGCTCATCTCCGGGCATTTGGGCGGCATTCGGCGGGCCCTCCTTGAGGGTGAGAAGCGTCCTGCCTTCCTTGCCTTTCTCGAAAGCAATGCGGTCACGCACGGGATCTACGCCCTCTACGACAAGAAAGGGCGGCTGTACTACTCGGGAAAAGCGTCGGACTTGGCCACTCGGTTGAACCAGCATCTCAAAGATCGTCATGGAGAAAGCTGGGAACTCATGACTCTCTTTCTAGTCGCCAAAGCTGCGAACGTCGCCCAACTTGAAGGGCTCGTTGTCGCAGCAGCGCGTCCACCCGGAAACAAACAGAAGCCAAAAATTGGACAGGACCTTCGGAAGAGCCTGAAGCGATACTTGCGACAGGACGCCATTCAGGAGATCGACGAAGTTGTTTATCCGGATCGCGAGCCCCGCGAAGGCACGTTGGCCAAGCGCATCACCACAAAGAAGCTTCGCAGGGTCAGTCAGGCGAGACTTGCCCGAACGCTTGGAATCACCCAACCACGCGTTAGTGTTCTTTTCAAGAAGAACGCGATTCGCCGGTACATCCGAGAAGCCGGGAAGCGCGATGCTGTTCTCTTGCTCTTGCAGAAATCCGTAAAATGA
- a CDS encoding DUF5343 domain-containing protein has protein sequence MADFTYTTVPGKLKQLFAKLREVGVPSKATVQWLKSIGFTSSNDASMLGVLKTIGFVDATGVPTPKWSSFRGANSKRVLGDAIRDGYAELFAVYPNAPQRSQTDLEHVFSTSSTGGRQVISKLVSTFKSLAELAEFTPVSAQTDLHLASEPLHVPISAPAAGATGARGSHSGGPSVHIDIQVHIAPESSADQIDQIFASMAKHLYGGRDRE, from the coding sequence ATGGCCGATTTCACCTATACGACGGTACCAGGCAAGCTGAAACAGCTGTTCGCGAAGCTGCGGGAGGTTGGAGTGCCGTCGAAGGCGACCGTGCAGTGGCTGAAGTCCATCGGCTTCACGTCCAGCAACGACGCATCCATGCTCGGTGTGCTGAAGACGATCGGTTTCGTTGACGCAACCGGAGTGCCGACACCGAAATGGTCGAGTTTTCGCGGAGCCAATTCCAAGAGAGTGCTCGGCGACGCCATCCGCGACGGCTACGCCGAACTGTTTGCGGTCTATCCAAACGCACCACAACGAAGTCAGACTGACCTTGAGCACGTCTTCAGCACAAGCTCCACAGGTGGACGACAGGTAATTTCCAAGCTGGTCAGCACCTTCAAGAGCCTGGCGGAACTCGCGGAATTCACCCCGGTATCGGCACAGACAGACCTGCACCTGGCCTCTGAGCCGCTTCACGTGCCCATATCGGCTCCAGCAGCAGGTGCCACGGGAGCTCGCGGCTCGCACTCAGGCGGTCCGTCCGTTCACATCGACATTCAAGTTCACATTGCGCCCGAGTCATCGGCTGATCAGATCGATCAGATCTTTGCAAGCATGGCGAAGCATCTCTATGGTGGGCGGGACCGTGAATGA